Sequence from the Acidobacteriota bacterium genome:
GCGGGCGATAAATTCAACCAGCGGTGTTTTCCCGGTTCCGCCAAGGGTAATATTTCCAACACTTATCACTGGATTGTTCAGGGCTTTTGGTTTCCAGTAGCCAGTTTCGTAGAGGGCCAACCGGAGTCGGACCCCAAACTCATAGAGCTTTCCCGGTACATAGAGCCACCACCTTGGGATATTACCCAAATAAGGCACCTGAATTCGGGTTGTATTGGCTTCAGTTTCCGGCATAAGCGATCTCTGTGGGGTTTCTGCGGCTGAAAATACCAGGGCTCGGGGCTGAAGAAAACGGGTTCAATACCCTGAGCCCGCTTTCTTCAGCCCGCTTTCTTCAGCCCGCTTTCTTCAGCCCGCTATTTTTCAGGTTCCAGCAGAGCTTTTATTTCTTCAATTGCACGGGCAGTCGCCCCACTTTGAGCTTCATAGGTCAGCCGTGCGCGGGTTCCAATGCTTTGACGAGATTCGGCATTGACGAGTAATTCTTCACAAACGGCGACAAACTGCTGAATGAGCCCATCTGGAGTGTCAGGAGAGAGCTGTTTCACTGCCTGAGCTGCGACAAAAGTTGCCATGATATCGCGAAAATTCTCAGTAAAGGGACCAGTTACCACTGCTCGTCCATCAGCCGCCGGTTCGAGAATGTTGTGCCCACCTCGTGGAACCAGACTGCCACCGACAAAAACCACGGTTGCAAACCGGTACACTGCTGCCAGTTCCCCAATCGAATCAAGCATCATCACCGGCGCCAGACGGTCAGAGTCTGAAGGCCGCGACCTTCGGCCAACAGGATATCCAGCCTGTATTAAAATCCGCGCCACGGGTTCAAACCGTTCGGGATGGCGTGGAACGACCAGCATCCGTAAAGACTCAAGTCCAGGCTGGGAACGCAACTGCTCAAAGGCTTTGACCAGCATGGGTTCTTCACCTTCGACCGTGCTGCCTGCCACGAGCAAGGGACTGGGTGATGACGACAGACCAAATTGGGCATCGAGTTCTTTCGCCACCCGATCCCGGCGGGCACATTCGCCGGCATCCGCTGGCTCATACTTCAAATTGCCGATCATTCGGACACAGTCAGTATCCGCACCAAGTGCCAGAATGCGTTCCGCATCGCCATCTGATTGCATCAACATCCGCGCAAAAAGAGCCAGGACTGGCTGCAACCAGCGACGCACCCGGTGATAGCGACCAAAAGACCGATCCGAGAGCCGGCCATTGACCAGCACCACAGGAATTGACCGTCCAGCGCAAGCCCGCAGGAAATTGGGCCAGATTTCGGTTTCCAAAATGAGAACGAGTGAGGGTTGGATGTGATCAAGCGCCCGGGCGACCACTCCAGGCAAATCCAGGGGAAAATAAAAATGCCCGTCGAGCATGGCAAGTTGCTCGCGGGCACGGTGTTGTCCTGTTTCAGTCGTGGTTGAAATCACGATCCGGGCTTGTGGAAAGCGAGCCCGCAACGCCATTGCCAGCGGACGCGCCGCCAGAACTTCTCCGACGGAGACAGCATGAATCCAAATCACTGGTTCGGCTACGGGACAAGGAGGACAGAGCGAAGAGGGTAAATAACCCAGCCGCTCCTTAAAACCCGGTAGATATTTACCGTGGCGGATGGCCCGAAACACGTAGTAAGGCAACACCAGCGGTAACCCCACCGCCAATGCCAGGTTGTACCAGAAAAAGATCAACGGACGATCACCATCACGGGACAT
This genomic interval carries:
- a CDS encoding 3-deoxy-D-manno-octulosonic acid transferase, with the protein product MSRDGDRPLIFFWYNLALAVGLPLVLPYYVFRAIRHGKYLPGFKERLGYLPSSLCPPCPVAEPVIWIHAVSVGEVLAARPLAMALRARFPQARIVISTTTETGQHRAREQLAMLDGHFYFPLDLPGVVARALDHIQPSLVLILETEIWPNFLRACAGRSIPVVLVNGRLSDRSFGRYHRVRRWLQPVLALFARMLMQSDGDAERILALGADTDCVRMIGNLKYEPADAGECARRDRVAKELDAQFGLSSSPSPLLVAGSTVEGEEPMLVKAFEQLRSQPGLESLRMLVVPRHPERFEPVARILIQAGYPVGRRSRPSDSDRLAPVMMLDSIGELAAVYRFATVVFVGGSLVPRGGHNILEPAADGRAVVTGPFTENFRDIMATFVAAQAVKQLSPDTPDGLIQQFVAVCEELLVNAESRQSIGTRARLTYEAQSGATARAIEEIKALLEPEK